The Cottoperca gobio unplaced genomic scaffold, fCotGob3.1 fCotGob3_240arrow_ctg1, whole genome shotgun sequence DNA window CTGCTCTATGAGGTCAGATTCAAAGTTTCTTGTTGAAAAGTTTCTGCAAGCAAACGACACGACGTCATGCAGACGAGGTCGACTGATTTGTGCGTTTAAAAAAGCGAACAGAGGCTAATTGGACCGTCCCGAATGATGGCATGCACTTTAACCAAGCGAAATAATTGCTTGTCGTTTCTAAATTGATTAATGAAAGACCTCAGAGAAaatttgaatgtttctttttcttcctctctttgctgATTATAAAGTGAATGTGATATTTCAAACACTTTATGATTGATGAACAATTCAGTTCTTAGACGTGATTGTGCAAAATCAGAGGGAGATCTCCTTTCATTGACACATTGTCGTGCAGATTTAAACGATAATATTATTCTAAAGCAGGGACATGCAATGTGTTAAAGGATGAGAGAACTGAGTAGGGTGGACATGTATTCATTAGTTGTCACTTTTTAGACCAGTATAACACATTTCCAGCAGAGGTGGCCTTGAAAGACAAGGCTGAATTCTCCTCTTGCCTTGTGGTTAGCCCGGCCTTGAGCTGCCTGAGGCGCTGCTTTGTGCTTTCTGATTCCATTTCCAACGATAAAGCTGGTGATGTATATTAAATGACATAGGTCTTCATAAGTGTCATTGTCTCAGCGGTCTGATGAAGACTAATATCTGCTCTCCTTTCACCAGCTGTGGCTTTCTCTTTATTTTCCGCTGCAGGGATACTCCAAGACGTTCAGGGCTCTGGAGTGAAAACCAATAAATTCCACATGTGGAAAAGAAATTGACTTTGCTGTTTTCAAAAGTGTCTGGGGTCAAGGCATATGGGCAGACCTGTGCATATTTATCTGAGCAGAATATCATCTGTCACGAAGGTCCCTGaaggaataataaaaaaaaagcattcagTAGAGGTCTGAGTGGACTTAAGAGGCAGATACTTTGTTAAATGTAGCCTGTCAGTGGGGTGGAatgaaattattgttattaaagaTTGTGTAGGTAACATTAGAGAAGCTAGCAAGAGTAAGATAGATTTTCAGCACAATATTTCCAACAATTTTCCAGTGAAAGTAGCCGGCAGCATGAGCTCTAATAGTTGTTAAATGTAGCAAAAAGATCGGCAATTTGGAAACACGTCAGATGCGAGATCTGAAGACACTCCTCCAGAAACACTCCTCCAGAAACCCTCCCCCAGAAACACTCCCCCAGAAACACTCTGCCAGAAACACTCCTCCAGAAACACTCCCCCAGAAACACTCCCCCAGAAACACTCCTCCAGAAACACTCCCCCAGAAACACTCCTCCAGAAACACTCCTCCAGAAACCCTCCCCCAGAAACCCTCCCCCAGAAACCCTCCTCCAGAAACACTCCTCCAGAAACACTCCCCCAGAAACACTCCTCCAGAAACACTCCCCCAGAAACCCTCCTCCAGAAACCCTCCCCCAGAAACACTCCCCCAGAAACACTCCTCCAGAAACCCTCCCCCAGAAACCCTCCCCCAGAAACCCTCCTCCAGAAACACTCCCCCAGAAACACTCCCCCAGAAACACTCCTCCAGAAACCCTCCCCCAGAAACCCTCCCCCAGAAACCCTCCTCCAGAAACACTCCTCCAGAAACACTCCCCCAGAAACCCTCCTCCAGAAACACTCCTCCAGAAACACTTCTACAGAAACACTCCAACAAGGTACACGCAGGAAGGCAGACATGCAGAGGTTTCAATGATTTAATAAACTTAATTGGATTAACATGCTATTATACATTTGACACGGTCACTTGCATTAACTGGTCTGCTAAATTGAACATGCATGTTTTGGTTGAGATCAGAATCAGCATTATTAGCCGAGCCACATAATACAACTTTAATTAACTAAATTAGATTCCTCGGTGTTGTACAGAAGCTAAAGCATGCTGAAGTAGTTACACTGCAATTCCCTTCAGTTAATGCGGTGCTggggaaattaaaaaatatttatatgcaAAGTGTGGGGCTGCAAATGTCTCCACTGAGGTGCAACTTTCCATACGTTTCTGTGGTGCATGTGTGCTGTACGCACACTGTACTTTGGTTATAGTTTCaggtgtttttttctccttttatgTCTGAACATGCAGCATTGCGATGTTGAGGAACTTATTGTTCCTGATGTCAGTAAGTAGCTTATAAATTAAACAGATGCTAAAGGATAAAGCtctctaaaggccctgtcacacatctccgcaGAAACGTGTGCTgtcgtatatgaaaatttgtcagagtccaaatacattcaacttttcatcggatcggaaaagtgaacatattcagatacgcatgtctaacctattgatagcgcatcacttacaatacaaaatgtatcagacgaatacccaacgaatgcataagatatacaaaaatatggcggatacaaaatatcggcaacacgctggtgtacgttggtataaggtaaggtataagtagtattcgttaagagcaggcggtgttacgctggggtgcgttgttgaaagCTGATGTTTTGAGTATGTTCAAAATTACAAGACGTACcagacgtgtgcttcataaggtatgcagacgttacgttacattagacatacataaatatggaatacgtacgtgaatatttacctacgtaaatacagtacgtgaatacttacctacatgaatacagtacgtgaatatttacctacgtaaatacagtacgtgaatacttacctacgtaaatacagtacgtgaatatttacctacgtaaatatagtacgtgaatatttacctacgtgaatatagtacgtgaatatttacctacgtaaatacagtttgtgaatatttacctacgtaaatatagtacgtatatacttacctacgtaaatatagtacgtgaatacttacctacgtaaatacagtacgtgaatatttacctacgtaaatacagtacgtgaatatttacctacgtaaatacagtacgtgaatacttacctacgtaaatatagtacgtgaatacttacctacgtaaatatagtacgtgaatatttacctacgtaaatacagtacgtgaatattacctacgtaaatacaatacgtgaatatttacctacgtaaatacagtacgtgaatacttacctacgtgaatatagtacgtgaatacttacctacgtaaatatagtacgtaaatacatacctatgtaaatacagttgtgaatatttacctacgtaaatatagtacgtaaatacttacctatgtaaatacagtacgtgaatacttacctacgtaaatatagtacgtgaatacttacctacgtaaatatagtacgtaaatacttacctatgtaaatacagtacgtgaatacttacctacgtgaatacagtacgtgaatacttacctacgtaaatacagtacgtgaatatttacctacgtaaatatagtacgtgaatatttacctacgtgaatatagtacgtgaatatttacctacgtaaatacagtttgtgaatatttacctacgtaaatatagtacgtgaagtacttacctacgtaaatacagtacgtgaatatttacctacgtaaatacagtacgtgaatacttacctacgtaaatacagtacgtgaatatttacctacatgaatacagtacgtgaatatttacctacgtaaatacagtacgtgaatatttacctacgtaaatacagtacgtgaatacttacctacgtgaatatagtacgtgaatatttacctacgtaaatacagtttgtgaatatttacctacgtaaatatagtacgtaaatacagtacgtgaatacctacgtgactacgttagaggtacgttagatatcggctacatcggctgacggtgaatcctacagccaatgtattggtaacgagtggataacctattcccaccctatgttaagatgatgcctgacgacggagtaacttattacacgtgtttctacaggacagctagttttaaataggtaagtgatacgctatcaatgtttgacatgcgtataataatttgttatgtattcattatgtatacgtcagctacaacaccgctgtggaaaagttggacgtatttggactctgacacattatgagctacttttcatatacgccggcatgtttctgccatacgaaCTGTGTGACTGGGCCGTGTGTCTGGTGTGTTCGGcatatcgtctgcgtccttcgaacgatcacaacttacctttaatttatatcaacatattgccgatatttcgtatgcgccggcatacgtttctgttatacggatatgtgtgacagggcctttagatggTAAACTCTGGACTCAATGGAATGGTACCTCACAAGTAGAGAGGAGTGatatgtcttgttttattgatgACACTAGTGAGCATCATATCAAATGAAGACTTAAAAACTTGAAATGCTTCTGTGAATGAGAGTTTCAACACAAACCTGgtttatttcattgtttcacTTTTGAACAGTCACAAGAAAAATGCATCAGACCTTCATCCGTCACAAAGCTTCATGTGTTGTTATTTACTTTTACCATAATAATGACACAAACTACAGATCTGATATGAAACATGGCTGCTGTTACTTGTCTGCAGGGCTAGTTGTCTGGAGGTGAAGGTCCAGGTTGTGTTTGGTTTAATACAAAGTAGTCAGAGATTATCAAAGACACAATCATCATTCAAATATGAGGATAATGGCTCAATCTCTTTTCTGGAAGGAGTCAGCGAGTGCAAACCCCATGGCCgatgtttgttcttgtttttgtattttcttgtttattaaacatttcaataattaAACACCAATTTTACTTATTTAAAGCCTGCAAAACCCGAAATACATGgaattcagatttttttatttatgaaagaTTAGGTGACTCACCCATTTATAATCATGGAAGGTAATTAATAGTGTTTTTCTAATACAATACAACAGAGGGAATATGTTTTCTTACcaattatcatcatcatttagggaataaaagaaacattttgcaAGAACAAAGCAGCTGAAACTTTCAttcactttgtgtttagagTCATAACTTTTACTTCCCTTTGTTAGAAGCtatgttttaaagtgttaatgGAAAACCAGTTGTAGCTAAATCCTTGATCGGGCggattgtattttttgtttgtgtccaaCAGAATTTCCCTGAGGAGATATTAAAGTCAACCTTGAACCCTAACCCTGGGAGCCGCTGACATCAATACAAGTATTGATTTGATCTGTCAAAGTGTGCTAAATGTCACCTCCACGCGGCTAACGCTAAAAGATGGTGAGTTTAAAAACAGTACTGCATTGCAGATTAGCGTGAACAGTCCCAGTTAAAGGAGGCTGCACATGCATTGAAACTGCTGAGATTAATTAACACAGTGAAGCAAGAAGCGTCCATAAGGCCAGTGGGGATTGTGGAGATTGCATCTCCCAGGAGAGGCGATACAGATGTCATGTCATGTACTGTGTGGAGAAAATGCAAGAATGTGTCTCAAGGCCTCTCGTATGTTGTAAATCTGGCACGAGGCGGACTGTGCAGCCACTTGGCCTTTGGTCCTGCTTGATGAGAGGATTCTGAGCAGGGCAATAGAGATACACTCTGTATAAAGTTGATGTAGTGTGTTATGAGGCGAGCCCAACGTGAGGTCGTCTCTCTGCCGCTCGCACTAAGTCAATATAGATGGATGCGGGGACGTTTCGCGACATCTTGGGTGTTGTGTCCTTCACTATTGTTTTCAAGCTGACCGCACCATCTGTCACAGTAGAAAAAGCGTGTGCAGCCAAATGACAGGAACACTGTTGCATGTGAGCAGCATGTCTGCTTTGCTTTTAATCCATGTGCTTACTGTGGGATGCTGAAGGACAGATGTATGTCTGACCCCAATGGACACCAAACAACAGcgcacaaacaataacacacatccCTAAACTTTGCTAGTTGCACTAACACTTTAATGAGGTAGATTATTTTAGCTCATTAAATGTCAAAGTGGGAAGAGGGACAAGCCCATTTACATGTCCTGTGCCCTGGCAAGGTAACTAACCTTGGCTTTGACTTGACAGGGTCAGCCTGCTGTGGCTTTGTCTTCTCTTGGGACATCATTAAATTTCTGTTTCCAGCACCTGAATCTCTTTTAGGCATCTGATCACgttcctctctatctccctgAGCTACAATGAGATGTCCTCATTCCCTGCCCTAGCTCaatttttaaaatatgaagtTTTTCCCAAGACTTGTCAGTTTTTTATTCAGCCATCTATGGAAATGAGTCCATGTTGGATGGCCAGCTGAGTAGACCTTTTCAAATCATTGCCATTCTCGGCCCAGCTTAAGGACAACGGCATTAAACATCCTCAGGATGAAGCCGTCAGAACAGACACAGAAGAAATAAACGTTTTGATGGTCAAGGTCAGGACGAGTCTGCAATTCATTTGaatggaaataataaagaatattttcttttaaaagggCAGCAGCTGTGCTTTAATTAGATGTTCTACTTTAACAGTTAGTGAAAAACAGCTACATGTGTCACTTCTGCACAACTCACAATGTGTAACTTCCTAAAGGTACACGGGGAAGTAATGCAATACTTCTCATTAACTACACAACACTTCCCCCTTTGGTGTCTGCCATCGACGTGCACCATGTTGCTCAAAGTCACACCACACACTAATTGCTGAACGTCATTAGCAAGTTACATTTCCTCGGTTTTATCTGTACAAATAAGTGTTAAAAAGACAATTATGTTGATTAGTGGAAACTCCTGGAGTCTCTGCTGTTCCTggagctgtttccagtctctaTGCTtattatacagatatataaacatcaatcttctcatccgaCTCTTTGCAAGAAAACTATTGAATGCTTCATCTATTACCTTTCTGCCTGCATCTGTTTCTGTTGACAGTTCCCTGCACAACAGTGAGCAGGACACGTGTCAATCAGTCAGTAAACAACGAGACGAGATGACTCAGCTGTGTGTTGTCCTTTGCTCTGCAACAGTCCTGTACGACACACTGACCTTGACCAGACGAGGAAAAGGTTTTCCATTTTAAACATTCAGCTGGTGCCGTTATTCAGAGCAATTTCCAAAAGGACAATTGAGCAGAAGACATGTCTTTTGATGGACACAGTGTCAGAACCCTGTAATTTGCGTGTCTTATTTTCGACCCTCAAACAAACTGATTTACAGTCACCTTCACAAACCGCCACTGAATTAAAGACACGGAGGCGggtgaaaaaatgtaattgtgtcaCATGTTATCATAACCATGTTGGGTAAAGACCAACTGATAAACATGTTTGACAATCTCTGCAACATATTCTGACGGAGGAGAGCTTCACTTTCAGCTGCCAGTCATCCGTACACCCTCGCCATCGGCTCAGAGGACAGTTCAGGGACGAATTAAGTgcttttggtgtttttcttcacatttcaaaaatacaacTTCAAGAGCCAAAAAGTGTTTGTTCTCAAGTTTATCTACTAGAATGAGGCCGGACTgtcttttaaaacacaaaacaaaataaacttcaAGTTGTTTAATGTTTGGCTTTAGCGTCGCCTGTCAGGGCTTCTCCGTACTGTTGGAGTCTTGAGATGtctttgtattctttatttattgctgaGTAATGAGGCCTTGTCTATGTGCGTGGGCCGTTACAACATTTAATTAGcattcatattgtttttttatgaaactGTGTGTTGAATCGGCAAAGTAGTTTAAATATGGAATAATAAACTGTgattagcattttaatgtttgtctaaaatataaaaatagtcgGTTCATTTCTAGTTCATTTTACCAgaaacaataatgtgtgtgtgtgtgtgtgtgtgtgtgtgtgtgtgtgcgtgtgtgtgtgtgtgtgtgtgtgttgctgaggaccagCGGTTCTGCAGAAAACTGCAAAACCCTGAGCTAACCCGTAAAAGTAAAACGTCCATGTCCGCTAACAGCCACTAGGGGGCGACTGTTTATGTTTTCTCTCACAAAAACGCGCGCCTGAAGGTGCCCTAACCTTACCGATGATagaaatgaggatgtgtgtgagtTAAATACGTTGCACGTTTACAGtcgtctctctgtgttttggcGAGTCTGAACTTCGACTAGACGCCTGCAAAGACTCACTGCGAGCGCATCCCGAACAGGCACCTGCACtagttaaatattaaaaagagaaaggtgagCCAGTGTTTTGGTGACTGCTTGAAAGAAAGTAAACTCTAATATTGTGTCCTTACAATCTAGTTAAGTATGTGCTTCCTTTTCTCCACCGAAGGAACAATATGTTCCTCCCAATGTCAGCATTTGTTCTGCAGTATATTTATCCTGACACAGATAAGACAGTGCCTCTCGCACAGCTGCCCAGAATTTCTTTCGCTCTTCAAACGGAGCCAAGATAAGATTTTGTGCAGGATTTTGTTTCCATTGAATGGATGATTCCAAACAAAATGCTTCAGGGATGCTTGAGTAATTGTTAAAGCCGATCTATAGCCGTGTTGTATCCCGAGACATCTTCTTCTTAAAAAGTACTGACCGCAGACACAGTGCTGCATGTCTCCTCTCATCATCACACTGATTTCCTCTGATATCATTGTCAGGCACTCCAGTATGTGCTCAGCTTGTCCTGCTTGTGTACTGGAGTATGATGAAATTGGATTGTACCTGTGATGCTATCTGTCTCTCCCATTGTGCTCATGTTCCCTGTGTGGATGCAGCATTTGACCTGAGGGCTGATGATTATAAAACAAAAGGCATATTGCCAGAGGGGGTTTCTTAATCTGCTATTAGTTTCATTGGGGCACTGAGGTATCGTATATGCTGCATATGAGAGGTCCGATGACTGTGTGCTAATTATTAGTCAGACAGTGTGGCGGAGCAGGTATAGGTGAAGGAGAAGTACTGAGGACGCAGAGAGACTGGAGGGCTTTGTGAAAAGGTCGAGCGAGGCAGCTGCGTGGCCACTGTGAAGGATAGTATATGACACGAAGACAAAGCCAGTGACCCGACACTCTCAGAGCGTCCTGACACGCCGTGCTCTGCTTGGCATACCTTTCATATGACACACCTGGTTTGGTTGCCGACCTGCTTTCATCTCAGAAAATAGCAAACAGAATGGCCGCTTCgtttcaaaaacatttgttgaaGCTGTACATGGATTtatccccctccctcccctcccccaacCTCACCCCCAAGCATGACCAATTCCCTTGATTGCAGAGCGAGGCAACTTTTTGAAATTTTTGAAATTCATTACACTGCATAATGTGATCAAAGTAAACTCCACACAGCCTTCACATGCAGTACGGTTGAAGCA harbors:
- the LOC115005023 gene encoding proline-rich proteoglycan 2-like, yielding MRDLKTLLQKHSSRNPPPETLPQKHSARNTPPETLPQKHSPRNTPPETLPQKHSSRNTPPETLPQKPSPRNPPPETLLQKHSPRNTPPETLPQKPSSRNPPPETLPQKHSSRNPPPETLPQKPSSRNTPPETLPQKHSSRNPPPETLPQKPSSRNTPPETLPQKPSSRNTPPETLLQKHSNKPPIPKVTS